In Balaenoptera acutorostrata chromosome 19, mBalAcu1.1, whole genome shotgun sequence, the following proteins share a genomic window:
- the GIPR gene encoding gastric inhibitory polypeptide receptor — protein sequence MPNCPPWWPLLLLSLWEPLLRRAEAGSEGQTTGELYQRWERYRRECQATLEAAAPPLGLACNGSFDMYVCWDHTAPNATARASCPWYLPWNRHVAAGFVLRHCGSDGQWGPWRDHSQCENPEKNGVFQDQRLSLERLQVVYTVGYSLSLATLLLALLILSFFRRLRCTRNYIHINLFTSFMLRAAAILTRDRLLPPPGPHPGDQAPILWDQALAACRTAQILTQYCVGANYTWLLVEGIYLHSLLVLVGGSEEGHFRCYMLLGWGAPALFVIPWVIVRYLYENTQCWERNDIKGIWWIIRTPILLTILINFLIFIRILGILASKLRTQQMRCPDYRLRLARSTLTLVPLLGVHEVVFAPVTEEQARGALRLAKLSFEIFLSSFQGFLVSVLYCFINKEVQSEIRRGWHRCRLRHRLGEEPCQPPERAFRTLPSGSGPGQVAAGRALCSRTLPGPGGEASHVLESYC from the exons ATGCCGAACTGTCCGCCCTGGTGGCCGCTACTGCTGCTCTCGCTGTGGGAGCCGCTGCTCCGGAGGGCGGAG GCAGGCTCTGAGGGGCAGACGACGGGAGAGCTGTACCAGCGTTGGGAACGGTACCGCAGGGAGTGCCAGGCGACACTGGAGGCCGCGGCGCCCCCATTAG gCCTCGCCTGTAACGGGTCCTTTGATATGTACGTCTGCTGGGACCACACTGCACCCAATGCCACTGCCCGTGCGTCCTGCCCCTGGTACCTGCCCTGGAACCGCCACG TGGCTGCAGGCTTTGTCCTCCGCCATTGTGGCAGTGATGGTCAATGGGGACCTTGGAGAGACCATTCTCAGTGCGAGAACCCAGAGAAGAATGGGGTTTTTCAG GACCAAAGGCTGAGCTTGGAGCGGCTGCAGGTTGTGTACACCGTGGGCTACTCCCTGTCCCTTGCCACACTGCTGCTCGCCTTGCTCATCTTGAGTTTCTTCAG GCGGCTGCGCTGCACTCGCAACTACATCCACATCAACCTGTTCACGTCTTTCATGCTGCGGGCAGCAGCCATCCTCACCCGAGACCGTCTGCTTCCTCCGCCTGGCCCCCACCCTGGGGATCAGGCTCCTATCCTGTGGGACCAG GCCCTAGCTGCCTGTCGCACGGCCCAGATCTTGACCCAGTACTGCGTGGGTGCCAACTACACGTGGCTGCTGGTGGAGGGCATCTACCTGCACAGCCTCCTGGTGCTCGTGGGAGGCTCCGAGGAGGGCCACTTCCGCTGCTACATGCTCCTCGGCTGGG GGGCCCCCGCGCTTTTCGTCATTCCTTGGGTGATCGTCAGGTACCTGTACGAGAACACGCA GTGCTGGGAGCGGAACGATATCAAGGGCATTTGGTGGATCATAAGGACCCCTATCCTGCTAACCATCTTG attaattttctcatctttatccGCATCCTTGGCATCCTCGCGTCAAAGCTGAGGACGCAACAGATGCGCTGCCCGGACTACCGACTGAG GCTGGCTCGCTCCACGCTGACGCTGGTGCCCCTGCTGGGCGTCCACGAGGTGGTGTTTGCTCCCGTGACTGAGGAACAGGCCCGGGGTGCCCTGCGCTTGGCCAAGCTCAGCTTTGAGATCTTCCTCAGTTCTTTCCAG GGCTTTCTGGTCAGCGTCCTCTACTGCTTCATCAACAAGGAG GTGCAGTCGGAGATCCGGCGGGGCTGGCACCGCTGCCGCCTGCGCCACAGACTCGGCGAAGAGCCGTGCCAACCCCCCGAGCGCGCCTTCCGGACCCTGCCCTCGGGTTCCGGCCCCGGCCAGGTCGCCGCCGGCCGCGCTCTGTGCTCGAGGACACTCCCAGGTCCTGGGGGTGAGGCCAGCCATGTCTTAGAAAGTTACTGCTAG
- the SNRPD2 gene encoding small nuclear ribonucleoprotein Sm D2 translates to MSLLNKPKSEMTPEELQKREEEEFNTGPLSVLTQSVKNNTQVLINCRNNKKLLGRVKAFDRHCNMVLENVKEMWTEVPKSGKGKKKSKPVNKDRYISKMFLRGDSVIVVLRNPLIAGK, encoded by the exons AT GAGCCTCCTCAACAAGCCCAAGAGTGAGATGACCCCGGAGGAGCTGCAGaagcgggaggaggaggagtttaACACAGGGCCACTCTCCGTGCTCACCCAGTCGGTCAAGAACAACACCCAAGTGCTCATCAACTGCCGCAACAACAAGAAGCTCCTGGGCCGTGTGAAGGCCTTCGACAG GCACTGCAACATGGTGCTGGAGAACGTGAAGGAGATGTGGACCGAAGTCCCCAAGAGCGGCAAGGGCAAGAAGAAGTCCAAGCCAGTCAACAAGGACCGCTACATCTCAAAAATGTTCCTGCGCGGGGACTCGGTCATTGTGGTCCTGCGGAACCCGCTCATTGCCGGCAAGTAG
- the QPCTL gene encoding glutaminyl-peptide cyclotransferase-like protein isoform X3, translating to MRSGGRGRPRLRLGERGLLEPPSPPKRRLLPRAQLLPLLLLALAVASVLYTIWSGWYQQTEELPLGRELRGPSIGSLPEAGVRRVVGQLDPHRLWNNYLRPLLVVRTPGSPGNLQVRKAAPVTLQLLFLDGEEALKEWGPKDSLYGSRHLAQLMESAPHGPGFTRIQAIDLFMLLDLLGAPNPTFYSHFPRTARWFHRLRSVEKRLHRLNLLQSHPWEVMYFQPGEPPGSVEDDHIPFLRRGVPVLHLISTPFPSVWHTSDDSEANLHPPTVHNLSRILAVFLAEYLGL from the exons ATGCGTTCCGGGGGCCGCGGGCGGCCCCGGCTACGGCTCGGGGAACGCGGCCTTTTGGAGCCACCCTCACCGCCCAAGCGCCGCCTGCTACCTCGGGCGCAGCTGTTGCCTCTGCTGCTGCTGGCGCTGGCGGTGGCCTCGGTGTTATACACCATTTGGAGCGGCTGGTACCAGCAGACTGAGGAGCTGCCGCTAGGCCGGGAGCTGCGG gGCCCATCGATCGGAAGTCTCCCCGAAGCCGGGGTGCGGAGGGTGGTGGGGCAACTGGACCCTCACCGTCTCTGGAACAATTATCTGCGCCCCCTGCTGGTTGTGCGGACCCCCGGCAGCCCCGGCAATCTCCAAGTCAGAAAG GCAGCCCCAGTGACCTTGCAGCTGCTCTTCTTGGACGGTGAAGAGGCACTGAAGGAGTGGGGACCCAAGGACTCGCTTTACGGCTCCCGGCACCTGGCCCAGCTCATGGAGTCTGCACCCCACGGCCCCGGCTTCACCAGGATCCAGGCTATT GATCTCTTTATGCTTCTTGATCTCCTGGGAGCCCCCAACCCGACCTTCTACAGTCACTTTCCTCGCACGGCCCGCTGGTTCCATCGGCTGAGGAGCGTCG AGAAGCGCCTGCACCGTCTGAACCTACTGCAGTCTCATCCTTGGGAAGTGATGTACTTCCAGCCCGGGGAGCCCCCTGGCTCTGTGGAAGACGACCACATCCCCTTCCTCCGCCGAG GGGTCCCTGTGCTCCACCTCATCTCCACACCCTTCCCCTCTGTCTGGCACACGTCCGATGACTCTGAGGCCAACCTGCACCCACCCACGGTACACAACCTGAGCCGCATCCTGGCCGTGTTCCTGGCTGAATACCTGGGGCTCTAG
- the QPCTL gene encoding glutaminyl-peptide cyclotransferase-like protein isoform X2, whose translation MRSGGRGRPRLRLGERGLLEPPSPPKRRLLPRAQLLPLLLLALAVASVLYTIWSGWYQQTEELPLGRELRGPSIGSLPEAGVRRVVGQLDPHRLWNNYLRPLLVVRTPGSPGNLQVRKFLEATLRTLTAGWHVELDPFTASTPLGPLHFSNVVATLDPRAARHLTLACHYDSKLFPSGSAPFIGATDSAVPCALLLELAQALDLELARAKEQAAPVTLQLLFLDGEEALKEWGPKDSLYGSRHLAQLMESAPHGPGFTRIQAIDLFMLLDLLGAPNPTFYSHFPRTARWFHRLRSVEKRLHRLNLLQSHPWEVMYFQPGEPPGSVEDDHIPFLRRVRSPEWQPCYRISPNPTPT comes from the exons ATGCGTTCCGGGGGCCGCGGGCGGCCCCGGCTACGGCTCGGGGAACGCGGCCTTTTGGAGCCACCCTCACCGCCCAAGCGCCGCCTGCTACCTCGGGCGCAGCTGTTGCCTCTGCTGCTGCTGGCGCTGGCGGTGGCCTCGGTGTTATACACCATTTGGAGCGGCTGGTACCAGCAGACTGAGGAGCTGCCGCTAGGCCGGGAGCTGCGG gGCCCATCGATCGGAAGTCTCCCCGAAGCCGGGGTGCGGAGGGTGGTGGGGCAACTGGACCCTCACCGTCTCTGGAACAATTATCTGCGCCCCCTGCTGGTTGTGCGGACCCCCGGCAGCCCCGGCAATCTCCAAGTCAGAAAG TTCCTGGAGGCCACACTGCGGACCCTGACGGCAGGCTGGCATGTAGAACTGGACCCCTTCACAGCCTCGACACCCCTGGGGCCACTGCACTTCAGCAACGTGGTGGCCACGCTGGACCCAAGGGCTGCCCGTCACCTCACCCTTGCCTGCCATTACGACTCAAAGCTCTTCCCATCTGGGTCAGCCCCCTTTATTGGGGCCACGGATTCAGCTGTGCCTTGTGCCCTCCTACTGGAGCTGGCCCAGGCCCTGGACCTGGAGCTGGCCAGAGCCAAGGAGCAG GCAGCCCCAGTGACCTTGCAGCTGCTCTTCTTGGACGGTGAAGAGGCACTGAAGGAGTGGGGACCCAAGGACTCGCTTTACGGCTCCCGGCACCTGGCCCAGCTCATGGAGTCTGCACCCCACGGCCCCGGCTTCACCAGGATCCAGGCTATT GATCTCTTTATGCTTCTTGATCTCCTGGGAGCCCCCAACCCGACCTTCTACAGTCACTTTCCTCGCACGGCCCGCTGGTTCCATCGGCTGAGGAGCGTCG AGAAGCGCCTGCACCGTCTGAACCTACTGCAGTCTCATCCTTGGGAAGTGATGTACTTCCAGCCCGGGGAGCCCCCTGGCTCTGTGGAAGACGACCACATCCCCTTCCTCCGCCGAG TTCGTTCTCCagaatggcagccttgctaccgCATCAGCCCAAACCCAACTCCCACATGA
- the QPCTL gene encoding glutaminyl-peptide cyclotransferase-like protein isoform X1: MRSGGRGRPRLRLGERGLLEPPSPPKRRLLPRAQLLPLLLLALAVASVLYTIWSGWYQQTEELPLGRELRGPSIGSLPEAGVRRVVGQLDPHRLWNNYLRPLLVVRTPGSPGNLQVRKFLEATLRTLTAGWHVELDPFTASTPLGPLHFSNVVATLDPRAARHLTLACHYDSKLFPSGSAPFIGATDSAVPCALLLELAQALDLELARAKEQAAPVTLQLLFLDGEEALKEWGPKDSLYGSRHLAQLMESAPHGPGFTRIQAIDLFMLLDLLGAPNPTFYSHFPRTARWFHRLRSVEKRLHRLNLLQSHPWEVMYFQPGEPPGSVEDDHIPFLRRGVPVLHLISTPFPSVWHTSDDSEANLHPPTVHNLSRILAVFLAEYLGL; the protein is encoded by the exons ATGCGTTCCGGGGGCCGCGGGCGGCCCCGGCTACGGCTCGGGGAACGCGGCCTTTTGGAGCCACCCTCACCGCCCAAGCGCCGCCTGCTACCTCGGGCGCAGCTGTTGCCTCTGCTGCTGCTGGCGCTGGCGGTGGCCTCGGTGTTATACACCATTTGGAGCGGCTGGTACCAGCAGACTGAGGAGCTGCCGCTAGGCCGGGAGCTGCGG gGCCCATCGATCGGAAGTCTCCCCGAAGCCGGGGTGCGGAGGGTGGTGGGGCAACTGGACCCTCACCGTCTCTGGAACAATTATCTGCGCCCCCTGCTGGTTGTGCGGACCCCCGGCAGCCCCGGCAATCTCCAAGTCAGAAAG TTCCTGGAGGCCACACTGCGGACCCTGACGGCAGGCTGGCATGTAGAACTGGACCCCTTCACAGCCTCGACACCCCTGGGGCCACTGCACTTCAGCAACGTGGTGGCCACGCTGGACCCAAGGGCTGCCCGTCACCTCACCCTTGCCTGCCATTACGACTCAAAGCTCTTCCCATCTGGGTCAGCCCCCTTTATTGGGGCCACGGATTCAGCTGTGCCTTGTGCCCTCCTACTGGAGCTGGCCCAGGCCCTGGACCTGGAGCTGGCCAGAGCCAAGGAGCAG GCAGCCCCAGTGACCTTGCAGCTGCTCTTCTTGGACGGTGAAGAGGCACTGAAGGAGTGGGGACCCAAGGACTCGCTTTACGGCTCCCGGCACCTGGCCCAGCTCATGGAGTCTGCACCCCACGGCCCCGGCTTCACCAGGATCCAGGCTATT GATCTCTTTATGCTTCTTGATCTCCTGGGAGCCCCCAACCCGACCTTCTACAGTCACTTTCCTCGCACGGCCCGCTGGTTCCATCGGCTGAGGAGCGTCG AGAAGCGCCTGCACCGTCTGAACCTACTGCAGTCTCATCCTTGGGAAGTGATGTACTTCCAGCCCGGGGAGCCCCCTGGCTCTGTGGAAGACGACCACATCCCCTTCCTCCGCCGAG GGGTCCCTGTGCTCCACCTCATCTCCACACCCTTCCCCTCTGTCTGGCACACGTCCGATGACTCTGAGGCCAACCTGCACCCACCCACGGTACACAACCTGAGCCGCATCCTGGCCGTGTTCCTGGCTGAATACCTGGGGCTCTAG